One stretch of Arachis duranensis cultivar V14167 chromosome 1, aradu.V14167.gnm2.J7QH, whole genome shotgun sequence DNA includes these proteins:
- the LOC107471467 gene encoding proline-rich extensin-like protein EPR1, whose amino-acid sequence MNSHPCGFGYDYDYFVGNENLNDGSHHGIDEFSGREPYPYEQSSWQPSPSSYYDGSPSYNAYHSYEYDDSYHGYTSQPPPFYAPYSQPTSYFHQLPTYDPNLYSPYAYPCDGYEQATLESPPLQHFYPPTQVPINDALGIILQEQEELQTTFTSFTSTLQEFTSRIMPPSTNNQNDFPPQSFDESSFQPYYDSPSQTSMEQQRRPPPHYLPPSPSLTIISLPLSPPPVLSLPLTPLTYLTVTNPSAATPSSLPAARSLPAARSLSSLPAHSPLILLFNHHRPSSPQFLILPAEPPRRPSSPPPFTAVPVSVSARGVIGSVWFGFGPKTNRTDLIG is encoded by the exons atgaattctcatccttgtggttttggatatgaCTATGACTATTTTGTAGGCAATGAAAACTTGAATGATGGCTCACATCATGGGATAGATGAATTCTCAGGAAGGGAGCCATATCCATATGAGCAATCATCATGGCAACCTTCCCCTTCAAGTTACTATGATGGTAGTCCTTCCTATAATGCATATCATTCCTACGAATATGATGATTCTTATCATGGTTATACCTCTCAACCACCACCATTCTATGCACCatattctcaacccacatcttaTTTCCACCAATTGCCTACATATGATCCAAATCTATATTCCCCCTATGCATACCCTTGTGACGGTTATGAACAAGCAACCCTTGAAtcaccaccactccaacatTTTTACCCTCCAACCCAAGTCCCCATAAATGATGCACTTGGTATcattcttcaagagcaagaagagcTCCAAACCACCTTCACTAGTTTCACCTCTACCCTCCAAGAATTTACGTCTCGTATAATGCCACCCTCTACCAATAACCAAAATGACTTCCCACCTCAAAGCTTTGATGAATCTTCTTTCCAACCATATTATGATTCTCCCTCACAAACCTCCATGGAA CAGCAGCGCCGGCCGCCGCCGCACTACCTACCTCCATCACCGTCCTTGACCATCATTTCTCTTCCCCTCTCACCACCACCcgttctctctctccctctcactCCTCTCACCTATCTCACCGTGACCAACCCCTCCGCCGCCACCCCGTCATCACTGCCGGCGGCTCGCTCACTGCCGGCGGCTCGCTCCCTCTCTTCCCTTCCCGCCCATTCCCCTCTCATTCTCCTCTTTAACCATCACCGTCCCTCCTCCCCTCAATTTCTCATTCTTCCAGCCGAACCACCGCGCCGGCCGTCTTCACCGCCACCGTTCACGGCGGTGCCAGTTTCTGTCTCTGCTAGGGGTGTaatcggttcggtttggttcggttttggacCGAAAACAAACCGAACCGACCTGATCGGTTGA